In Rhododendron vialii isolate Sample 1 chromosome 9a, ASM3025357v1, the following are encoded in one genomic region:
- the LOC131300997 gene encoding cysteine--tRNA ligase 2, cytoplasmic gives MSTMAKEQEFQLYNSMTKQKEIFVPKEPGKVGMYVCGVTAYDLSHIGHARAYVAFDILFRYLKHLGYEVNYVRNFTDVDDKIIRRANELEEDPLALSSRYCEEFLIDMVDLQCLPPTYQPRVSDHMEQIKGMIAQIISNGCAYEMEGDVYFSVEKFPSYGQLSGRKLEDNRAGERVAVDTRKRNPADFALWKAAKPGEPSWGSPWGPGRPGWHIECSAMSAHYLTYSFDIHGGGMDLIFPHHENELAQSCAACPDCHVKYWVHNGFVTANDEKMSKSLGNFFTIREVTKLYHPLALRHFLMSTHYRSPVNYSIQQIEIASEAVYYIYQTLQDCEDALLPFQQGSQEGTENGKIARITPAAKDCISKLRDDFETKLSDDLHTPYILNAALQEALRFTNSSMNLLKKKQPKQQQLSLVQSLTELGKEVKKVLSTLGLLAGSTYSEVLQQLKDKALKRSGLTEEGVLHLIEERAMARNNKDFNRGDEIRSELAAKGIALMDVGKETIWRPCVPPEQPSLPVQKEQPSVPDKQEEQVVPVST, from the exons ATGTCGACAATGGCGAAAGAGCAGGAATTCCAGTTGTACAACAGCATGACGAAGCAGAAGGAGATCTTCGTGCCGAAAGAGCCTGGTAAGGTTGGGATGTACGTTTGCGGCGTGACGGCTTACGACCTCAGCCATATCGGTCACGCTCGCGCCTATGTAGCCTTCGACATCCTCTTCAG GTACTTGAAGCACTTAGGTTACGAAGTGAATTATGTACGGAATTTCACAGATGTTGATGACAAG ATAATTCGTAGAGCAAACGAGCTTGAGGAGGATCCATTAGCTTTGAGTAGCCGCTATTGCGAAGAATTTCTCATTGACATGGTTGATCTTCAGTGCCTTCCTCCTACGTATCAGCCGCGTGTTTCTGACCACATGGAACAAATCAAGGGTATGATAGCTCAG ATTATCAGTAATGGTTGTGCCTACGAAATGGAAGGGGATGTGTATTTTTCTGTCGAAAAGTTTCCAAGTTATGGTCAGTTATCTGGACGAAAGCTAGAGGACAATAGAGCTGGTGAACGGGTTGCTGTTGATACAAGAAAGCGAAATCCTGCAGACTTTGCTCTGTGGAAG GCTGCAAAGCCTGGTGAACCAAGTTGGGGCAGCCCTTGGGGTCCTGGAAGACCAGGGTGGCATATAGAATGCAGTGCTATGAGTGCTCATTATCTGACTTATTCTTTTGATATTCATGGTGGCGGAATGGATTTGATCTTCCCGCATCATGAGAATGAGCTTGCCCAAAGCTGTGCTGCATGCCCAGATTGCCATGTGAAATATTGGGTGCATAATGGGTTTGTCACTGCAAATGATGAGAAAATGTCGAAATCCCTTGGGAATTTTTTCACCATTCGTGAG GTTACTAAACTGTACCACCCGCTGGCCTTGAGGCATTTCTTGATGAGCACACACTATAGGTCTCCTGTCAACTACTCAATTCAACAGATAGAAATTGCATCCGAAGCTGTTTACTACATATATCAG ACTCTGCAAGATTGTGAGGATGCTCTATTACCATTCCAACAAGGAAGCCAAGAGGGaactgaaaatggaaaaatagcTCGCATTACCCCGGCTGCCAAAGACTGCATCAGTAAACTACGCGATGATTTTGAGACAAAATTGTCTGATGATTTGCACACACCTTACATACTGAACGCTGCTCTCCAAGAAGCTTTGAGATTCACGAACAGTTCTATGAACTTGCTCAAG AAGAAGCAACCAAAACAGCAACAATTATCATTGGTTCAGTCCCTTACGGAACTAGGGAAAGAAGTTAAGAAAGTGTTGAGCACCCTTGGATTGCTTGCTGGGTCAACTTATTCTGAG GTTCTGCAGCAGTTGAAAGACAAAGCATTAAAGAGATCTGGGTTAACGGAAGAAGGCGTCTTACATCTGATTGAAGAAAGAGCAATGGCAAGGAATAACAAAGATTTTAACAGGGGCGATGAGATTAGGAGTGAACTAGCTGCTAAGGGCATTGCTTTAATGGATGTGggaaaggaaacaatttggaggCCATGTGTACCACCAGAGCAGCCATCTCTGCCTGTTCAAAAAGAGCAGCCCTCTGTGCCAGATAAACAAGAAGAGCAGGTAGTGCCTGTTTCTACTTGA